The Eubacteriaceae bacterium Marseille-Q4139 genome has a window encoding:
- a CDS encoding DUF262 domain-containing protein → MKANAKSLRFLGEGKKLEVPFFQRHYVWNEENWDELLQSFENDEVLPFLGSIILKEESAKASTIIDGQQRLTTITILAKAIYDCLSEESKKSGSGIRREIEGYLYYRDNAADDFEDSYVKIAHSRLDCEDYNRVIRAGVFDGSPNIDLATINDTSGNILKCYKHYCSQIKTWGDHKLKDLFNSLFNDDRKVIVLIELEHGDVNEQTIFDTINRAGVRLSTADIIKNNLFKRLLEASGSDEERKQKVVDVYRESWDKIFYKTQKEMDLWDEERVFGNVKHSNLEFLLYCVACIKWGEDGDMFAKLEAVFDRATAVMGYNELASLVEEIREYALIFKKYVLDFGYDLNDENKSEYFKYSEGVRRLLLFSRSSGYKCFIRMF, encoded by the coding sequence ATGAAGGCAAATGCGAAATCGTTAAGATTCCTGGGGGAGGGAAAAAAACTGGAGGTGCCTTTTTTCCAGAGACACTATGTCTGGAATGAAGAGAACTGGGATGAACTGCTTCAAAGCTTTGAAAATGATGAGGTACTTCCGTTTTTGGGTTCTATCATATTGAAGGAAGAATCAGCAAAAGCTTCCACGATTATAGATGGACAGCAGCGGCTGACAACAATCACGATTCTGGCAAAGGCAATTTACGACTGTTTATCGGAAGAAAGCAAGAAGTCCGGCAGTGGAATAAGGCGTGAGATCGAAGGCTATCTATATTATCGTGACAATGCGGCAGATGACTTTGAGGATTCTTACGTTAAAATTGCGCATTCAAGACTGGACTGTGAGGATTATAATCGTGTGATCCGTGCCGGTGTGTTTGATGGTAGCCCGAACATCGACCTGGCGACAATCAATGATACATCCGGAAATATACTGAAGTGTTACAAGCACTACTGCTCCCAAATTAAGACCTGGGGCGATCATAAATTGAAGGATCTGTTTAACTCTCTCTTCAACGATGACAGAAAAGTGATTGTCTTAATTGAACTGGAACATGGAGACGTCAATGAGCAGACAATTTTTGATACCATCAACCGCGCAGGAGTACGGCTCAGTACGGCCGATATCATTAAAAATAATTTGTTCAAACGCCTTCTGGAAGCCAGTGGTTCCGATGAGGAAAGAAAGCAAAAAGTGGTGGATGTATATCGGGAATCCTGGGATAAGATTTTTTATAAGACACAGAAAGAAATGGATCTGTGGGATGAAGAACGTGTCTTTGGCAATGTAAAGCACAGCAATCTGGAATTCCTGTTATATTGTGTGGCCTGCATTAAATGGGGCGAAGACGGAGATATGTTCGCCAAACTCGAAGCCGTTTTTGATCGTGCGACGGCTGTCATGGGGTATAATGAACTGGCCTCCTTGGTGGAAGAAATCCGCGAATATGCCTTGATATTTAAGAAGTATGTTCTGGATTTTGGATACGATTTAAATGATGAGAATAAATCAGAATATTTTAAATACAGTGAAGGAGTGCGCCGCCTGCTTTTGTTCTCCAGAAGTTCGGGGTACAAATGTTTTATCCGTATGTTTTAA
- a CDS encoding recombinase family protein — MENRIDAIYARQSVDRKDSISIESQIEFCKYELRGGNYKDYKDKGFSGKNTDRPRFQELMADIKRGLIRRVVVYKLDRISRSILDFATMMELFQQYNVEFVSSTEKFDTSTPMGRAMLNICIVFAQLERETIQKRVTDAYYSRCQRGFHMSGAAPYGFKLEPTTIQGIRTKMMIPDPDTANIARLMFEMYAEPSTSFGDIARYFAQEGILVYDKELRRGFISQMLRNPIYAQADLELYEFFKGQGAVVVNEAADFAGTNGCYLYQGRDVQERKNKDLKNQILVLAPSEGIVPADTWLRCRKKLMANITFQGGRKPKNTWLAGKMKCGHCGRALKSLGNRAGTQYLYCTKRADNMSCEGCGTLRTAEFEQFVYEAMVQKLSEFQTLTAKAETVNPKLTALNVELAQVEDEIEKLLNTLTGASAVLMSYANGKIEELDTRRQGLIKEIAALNAESVSPQKIEFLSAHLGNWENIDFEDRRQVADIILSQVHATADRVSFEWKI, encoded by the coding sequence ATGGAAAATCGCATCGACGCTATCTACGCGAGACAGTCTGTGGACCGCAAGGACAGTATCAGCATTGAAAGTCAGATCGAGTTCTGCAAGTACGAGCTGCGGGGAGGGAATTACAAGGACTACAAGGACAAGGGCTTTTCCGGCAAGAACACGGACCGCCCCCGTTTCCAGGAGCTTATGGCCGACATCAAGCGGGGCCTGATCCGCCGGGTGGTGGTCTACAAGCTGGACCGTATCAGCCGTTCTATCCTGGACTTCGCAACCATGATGGAGCTGTTTCAGCAGTACAATGTGGAGTTTGTTTCTTCTACGGAAAAGTTCGATACCTCCACGCCCATGGGCCGGGCCATGCTGAATATCTGCATCGTGTTCGCCCAGTTGGAGCGCGAGACGATCCAGAAGCGGGTGACGGACGCCTACTACTCCCGGTGTCAAAGGGGCTTCCACATGAGCGGCGCGGCCCCCTACGGCTTCAAGCTGGAGCCCACCACCATCCAGGGCATACGCACGAAAATGATGATCCCGGACCCCGACACGGCGAATATCGCCCGGCTGATGTTCGAGATGTACGCCGAGCCGTCCACGTCGTTCGGGGACATCGCCCGGTATTTCGCCCAGGAGGGCATACTGGTGTATGACAAGGAGCTGCGCCGGGGCTTCATTTCTCAAATGCTCCGCAACCCCATTTACGCCCAGGCGGACCTGGAGCTGTACGAGTTCTTCAAGGGACAGGGGGCTGTGGTGGTGAACGAGGCGGCGGACTTCGCCGGGACCAACGGCTGCTATCTCTACCAGGGCCGGGACGTGCAGGAACGAAAAAACAAGGACTTGAAAAATCAAATCCTTGTGCTGGCCCCCAGCGAGGGCATTGTTCCCGCCGATACCTGGCTGCGGTGCCGGAAAAAGCTGATGGCGAATATCACGTTCCAGGGTGGACGCAAGCCGAAAAATACCTGGCTGGCCGGAAAGATGAAATGCGGCCACTGTGGGCGGGCGCTGAAAAGCCTGGGCAACCGGGCGGGGACCCAGTACCTCTATTGTACCAAGCGGGCAGACAACATGAGCTGCGAGGGCTGCGGGACGCTTCGGACGGCGGAGTTTGAGCAGTTTGTCTATGAGGCTATGGTGCAAAAGCTGTCCGAGTTCCAAACCCTGACCGCCAAGGCCGAGACAGTCAACCCCAAGCTGACCGCCTTAAACGTGGAGCTGGCCCAGGTGGAGGACGAGATCGAGAAGCTGTTGAACACCCTGACGGGGGCCAGCGCGGTTCTGATGTCCTACGCCAACGGGAAGATCGAGGAGCTGGACACCCGCCGCCAAGGGCTGATCAAGGAGATCGCCGCGCTGAACGCTGAAAGCGTTTCCCCGCAAAAGATCGAGTTCCTGTCCGCCCACCTGGGCAACTGGGAGAACATCGACTTTGAGGATCGGCGGCAGGTAGCCGACATCATTCTCTCCCAGGTTCACGCCACGGCTGACCGTGTGTCGTTTGAGTGGAAAATCTGA
- a CDS encoding sigma-70 family RNA polymerase sigma factor has translation MTTIKLNNYYPYLTECITLEVSEEIAVTLSIGGRQCDSYKRRKREHDECSLDGTPGFEADVTRPPLTPEEIMEQTEERDNLYTALDQLPPVQARRVYAHYILGKSKSDIARAENVSENAVRDSISRGMEMMKNILKKFR, from the coding sequence ATGACGACCATCAAATTGAATAACTACTACCCCTACCTGACCGAGTGTATCACCTTGGAAGTGTCGGAGGAGATCGCCGTGACCCTCTCCATCGGGGGCCGCCAGTGTGACAGCTACAAGCGGCGCAAGCGGGAGCATGACGAGTGCTCCCTGGACGGGACCCCCGGCTTCGAGGCCGACGTGACCCGGCCCCCGCTGACCCCGGAGGAGATCATGGAGCAGACCGAGGAGCGGGACAACCTCTACACCGCTCTCGACCAGCTTCCGCCTGTCCAGGCCCGCCGGGTCTATGCTCATTACATCTTGGGCAAAAGCAAGAGCGATATTGCCAGAGCTGAAAATGTGTCGGAGAACGCTGTCCGGGACAGTATCAGCCGGGGCATGGAAATGATGAAAAATATTCTGAAAAAATTTCGCTGA